aatcTGACACTGAAtacagtgctgattggaaggagaccagagaactAGGTTCAAACTCTCAGAGAAATAAACAAGACTCTGTCAGTGATTCAAGACGTAATTCAAGACGTAATTCAGGAGAGAAacaattcagctgctcagtttgtAAAAAATCTTTTAAACAGGGAGGACATTTAAATgaccacatgagaatccacacaggagagaaaccatttagCTGCTCAATTTGTAAGAAATCTTTTGCAGTGAGAGGAAGTTTAAAGGACCACtttagaatccacacaggagagaaaccattcagctgcagtGTTTGTGACAAAAGTTTCACCTGGAGGCATAAGGTCAGAAACCAtaagtgtgttggtcgtcagtcctcacagcttcATCAAACTCAAAGTGAGGAGATCAGAGAGGCAGAGCCTCCAgccagcagctcagctgaacacatggaaacagaagctgatggagaggactgtggaggaccagaaccagccaggaactcagatccagagagacatttacaacCAGAGACCGAGGACAACGACAAGGATGACATATTCTGTTCATTTTCAGGTTGGTATTAGTATATTGTCTTCACTggtacatgtctccatgctttaatgttgaaaaagctctttatttttgtcaTACTGCCTCTTTtcagcctctgtctgaaaccagaacccAGTCGGCTCTGAATGGTTAACTGGCcggctgttgtgattggtcgaccACTTAGGCGaaggggcaggacatctctaTCATTTACAACGTGTTGTTGTGCCCCCAGGTCAAATCAATCGTGATACTtttcagaggggaaatgtacgttGTTACAACAGGAAAGAGCCGAAGGCAGCTTAATGTTACGTAGAAGCTTGCAtacaaaagtattaaagttataaaataaataatataagtaaagaaaaaacaacaaaaagtgacacaatttacaaaatacacatcctgtaatagttctgaggatttagcagccaggtgtaTATTGCACAGTTTGCACATAGTCTGATCGCTGCAGAAAAGAAGGACCTGCGGTATCTCTCCGTGAGACAGCGGGGGTGCAGCAGCCTGTCGCTGAAGGAGCTGCACAATGCAGATAGGGTAAACAACGTCCTCCCAGAACATTAAATGTTGGATTTCATTTTCTGATCCTGCAGACACCCACTACACGGGGCGGAAGCCCTGCATCATGCCCCCCCCTTCAGCAGCAGGTCATCACAGAGGAGAGgacacgcccccccccccccctccgaatGACTTTAAAGTTACAGAAGAGTGACAGTTCTAATCCTTTAAAGTGATGCCTTGAACTCAGATTTTGTCCttcagatttaaaaacaaagctGTTAGGGCTAACTTCTCAATGCAGAGCTAGTGAAGATGAGGAGCCTCGTACTCATCCCTCCATGCAGGGATGTTTGAGGGATGTTTACAAGTTAACGCTGGAACAGCACTTATCGTGTTTCACTGATTAAAACAAAGTGTTTTAACTCCAGACTCAATTCGTTTTTGTCCAATTCTAGGAGGTCACATACTTTTAGTGATTTCATCAAAATGGAAACTAATACATGTGTGTTCCACAAGATGAAACGGATGGCGTTTGTCTATAATTGTGACTTACATGATGATCAGATCACATTTGAATTAGCGATTCATGCAAAAACCTataaaactccctctggagggcagCAGCATAAATGATATGTTAAGTTGTTATGTATGAGGATCAGTAAAACCTTGCAATCCTTTTTTTATCTGGACATGTAAGGATGACAACTTTTATGTCAAGACATTTGATGAATGTATTTAACTTTAGCTATGTTGCTAGCTTATTCACTCAAGTGAAACCAACTTGAAGCTCTGCAGTGTAAGTAAGAGACGACTTGGTCTAATAGAGCCCTGTTCATttcagtgttttattttattacatacACCTCAGAAGAAATGCAGAGGGCCGGACCTCGTTGAGTGTAATGGGGGGTCAGGCCATGACTTCACTTCATATGCCTGACAGCTCTAGTTACTCTTCTAAATCATTCATATCTCTATTTAGAGCTgccttaaaaacacaaaaggcaATCCGGGTCCCAAGCTGTATCCACGTGTGATTTTAGGGGTACCAAACCACTCAAAATATAATTACACGTACCTTTCTCTGAGATAATTGTTGGTGCATAAATGTAAAAAGTTATTAGCCATAGGTATTTATGATATTAATTAGGAATATACAAATAAGGGGTTCAAAACGGGGCTTTGAGCGGTGACGCAACAGCTATTCTCTaacgtctctgtgtgtgtttcctgtttcctgcagatgtccagcagctggtggtggttaaagaagaggttCCCCCTGAGCAGCAGGAGTGGAGCTCCAGTCTTaaccaggaggacccagagccccccccacacattaaagaggaacaggaggaactctGGATCAGTCAgcagggagagcagcttcaatggctggaggaggctgatatcatCAAGTCCACATTCACTCCtgtccctgtgaagagtgaagatgatgacGAGAGacctcagtcctctcagcttcatcaaagacaaactgaacacctggaaacagaagctgatggagaggactgtggaggaccagaaccagcgaggaactcagatccagagagacatttacaaccagagactgaggacaaccctggagactcttctgaacctgacactgaagacagtgctgattggaagaAGACCAGAGAACCATGTTCAAACTCTCACAGAAATAAACAAGACCCTTTCAGTGATTCAACACGTAGTGCAGGAGAGAAAACATTCGACTGCTCGTCCTGTGAGAAAACGTTTACACAGAGAGGAAATCTAAATCGGCACataagaatccacacaggagtgaaaccattcagctgctcagtctgtgcgAAATCTTTTGCACAGAGAGGACATTTAAAGtgccacatgagaatccacacaggagagaaaccattcagctgcagagtttgtgacaaaagattcACCCGGAGTCGTTCGGTCAAAATCCAtaagtgtgttggtcgtcagtcctcacagcttcATCAAACTCAAactgaggagaacagagaggcagagcctccagccagcagctcagctgaacacatggaaacagaagctggtggagaggactgtggaggaccagaaccagccaggaactcagatccagagagacatttacaaccagagactgaggacaaccctggagactcttctgaaactgacactggagactcttctgaaactGACACTGCAGATTCTACTGAaactgacactgaagacagtgctgatttGAAGAAGACCAGAGAAACAGGTTCAAACTGTAAGAAACCTAAAAAAGACCCTGTCTTTGATTCAAGACGTAGTGCAGGAGAGAAAGCATTTGGCTGCTCTTTGTGTGAGAAAAGGGTTGGACAGAAAGGAAATGTAAAAGATAACGTGAGTATCCATACacgagagaaaccattcagctgctcaattTGTAAGAAATCTTTTGCAGTGAGAGGAAGTTTAAAGGACCACattagaatccacacaggagagaaaccatacagctgcagtgtttgtgacaaaagatttacCTGGAGTCATTATGTCAAAAGACAtaagtgtgttggtcgtcagtcctcacagcttcATTAAACTCAAAttgaggagaacagagaggcagagcctccagccagcagctcagctgaacacatggaaacagaagctgatggaaaggactgtggaggaccagaaccagccaggagctCAGATCCAGAGAAACATTTACAACCAGAGACTGAAGACAACCCTGGAGACTCTTCAGAACCTGACATTTTCCAAGTCAAATCTGCATGTGTAACAAAAAAAGAGGACAATTAATTAGTCCTTCGAGAATTCATATGAAAACATCTGTCTGGCTGTATAAACTCTGTTTGACAATATTTATATATGACTTCATATAAACTCTTTTTCAACAGAAGTTttgaatatgtttaatgtttttgtcaTACTACGTTTTTGATTTATACTATAACAACTGACTGATTCATCTGTAATCTGTTTGGTTAATGAAAAGTTGTGACTTGTAACTTCCATTGGGATGTTTTTGATAGTTCCTGTTGAGTTATCAGTCTGTTCTGGTCTAAAAGAAGAACCAATGACTTATTGATATAGAGAAACTGTACGattttttttcagttttattCTGTTCTATTTTGCTTATATTATCAAACCAAACTAACCTGCTACTATTAGATCCCTTGCATATTTGGGTTTGTTTAAGCATGCGTTATCATCTCACTTTCACCTGCTCTTGTTATCTATATCTATTAGACACTActgcaggggtggccaacccgcggctctcgagccgcatgcggctctttgcctagtttcatgcggctcttcagttcatatcgaattgtatgtgtgagtttgggggagagacactgactcctgactagtgttgcacggtgtaccgatacttgaaaggtataccgcgataccctgccgttaaaaacgttacgattccgccgtttcattagtatcggtactttatgaatgacgggggaaagtactccgatgagaaagcgccgttttaataagagccgcgtgtgttcagcgctctgctttcactccctgcactgcagccgtgcctgcagtccctccctctcaagcacgctcgaagtccctcccctctctcgtgcacgcgctagctgccagagcatgtgagaaaacgagaagcatggctgcaagtgggagtgcaactgccgctgcgcctcggcttgttgacaaaaaaaaaGCCAGAAGCGacattttgatgtattttagctatatctctgacagtgagggcaagcctacggacaccacgaggcctgtctgtgagaaatgtattaatttgatttaatacgaattcttgtcatttatttgatttattgttctcattgtttaaaagtttgtgtcatggttctggtgtgaaataaagcacaattacatttaagactgtttccctttttttaagaaaaagaatcggaatcgcaattcttgacttggtatcgaaaccaaaatgttggtatcgtgaggatgacagcgcgtctaattttgatgtggcccaagagccaatcacaataatacctgcaatgcagtgaaccaatcacctttgaggggggaaaacctatcgttgattaaacactatccagtgtttcccctaccattgtcttggaggggcgctgcgccccgcgcccccccctgaaattcaaggtgttatatatatataatttaaaaatatatatagcaccaaattgcaaataatctataactactgtcacttttcacattgaacatgtgctcttttattaaataaactaaatgctTTCATCTTAAGTTGtgggtttagtgtttttgaccctaagaaaccctgatgcattaatcaataacaataatccacagcgcctctctctgctccagaggatttaaaaaatatatatcgcaatgccacaaaaatgcatcagtgacgtggttgacatcttgtctccagaaaacaaaaaactgaaataatatcagtgactgtgtgtttgatgtggctctttgcagtaacatagaagaatgtggctcttaacctctgactggttggccacccctgcacTACTGTCTATCAAATTGTAAGTATTACTTCATGAATTTTACTTAACAGACTGTACGTGGTTTGTCATGTTTTGCtttctgttattttgttcagggTTAGGGTTGTCTGTAAATTGTTGCTtctgtcgggacccccttgaaaacgagaagGTGCATCTTAAGGGGTTTAccctaataaatacatttattttcttttatataaaagaGAAATGCCTTCGAAACGGACTCACATTCCTGCATattgtttgtgtttacagatTACATTCAGCTCATTTGGAGTTCACAGTTAAAATGGAATTTCAGGATTATTCCTGCTTTTTGAAACTGTAGTACGGGCTCacgtgtttcattgttggtgttctgttgaatgaaaattgaaGTCCTTTCACCTCCGTTGAATCAGAGTGGAAGCAGAAATAAAATACTTATTCATATCAAACGCTGAATTGTAActcgtattattattttttataccTGTCTTAATCTATATTAGCCTTTTTAAGTTTCATTCTTTCTGCTCTTTATTGAAGGTTTATTTAGATGAGATTAGATTTACTTTTATATTTAGTTGTAGCTGCAAGAACAAGTaataaacaaggcattgcactaaAGTTGAAACGATAAGTATAGGCATATAAACatcaacaatatatatatatatacctccATAGTTTCTATGGTAGACAAACAATAAGATATCaatcattcaatgtttatttatatagcccaatatcacaaactttacatttgtctcagtgggcttcacagtttgtacagaatatcagacaATACAacatcctctgtccttagaccctctgtccttagaccctcacatcgtacaaggaaaaacttccggagaaaacccacagtttaaaggggaaaatgggagaaacctcagggagaacaacagaggagggatcccagtacggacagacgtgcaatagatgccgtgtgtaaattgaaaagataatgcatttgcaacataggtagtccaaatgtttggaaatgcatgtgtctgtaataagaagatgaatccacgtggatatccatccaggatttataatccaggaccacagcaacaggcacagccacgactcgcgatccagggctcgcaatccaggacacaggaccgcagcaacaggatcatccatgtctccggatcccggcgtatatagaaaccaaaaagaaagaaatttggggaagctgggttaatcggaacatgagagtacacaggtacagacagagagaaggaagaaataAGATGTCCCCTgccaaactaagcctatatcagtaaaactaggggctgaatctaatcagccctaactataagctttatcaaaaaggaaggtcttaagcgcactcttaaaaactaaTAGGGTGTCTgctgcccgaacacaaactggaagctgattccacaaatgtggagcttgataagaaaaggctcccattgtacttttagagattctaggaacaaccaacaaccctgcattcttggaacgcaatgccctagtaggacagtagggtataatgagttctttaaggtaagatggcgcctacCCATTAAGTGCTTTGTCGGctagaagaagaattttaaattctatcctgtgttctatagggagccagtgtaaggcagccagaacaggagtaatgtggtcccttttcctaactctggttagtacacgagctgcagcattttgaatcagctgaagcgacttgacagacttcttggtacaccctgataataaggagttacaataatccagcctagaagtaacaaatgcatggactagtttctctgcatcgttttgaggcaagatatgcctgatttttgcaatgttatgtAGATGggagtaggcggtccttgaaattgattttatgtgggcgttaaaggataaatcctgatcaaatataacaccaagattccttacagtctcactggaggccaaattaaagccatccatagttattatatctttagataatttgtttcgtagattcttcgggccaagtacaataacttcagttttggtcgttgTAGCGGCAATAACTCCCTATGAGTTAGCTGCTGAGAGGCTAAAAGATGCCCTTTGCTGTGACGCGTTCCATGTAAGAGTCCGTAGTCATTTGTAGTCCATGGTGTTTAATAAACACGAAAACAAACGATATACAACTCCAGACCTGACGGTCAACAGAAAGTATCGGAGCAAATTCACCCTCTTCCTACATCATATCCTCCCAACCGGCATCCAACAGGTGACTACATACCAATAAACCACACCCACGTGACCATTGCCGGAAGTGATAAACAACAAGAATGAACCGCGATGCAAACAGAAATAcaagataataatacaaataataagtaaggcaaaaacaagcattttggcTCCTACATTCCGGCCCCTAATTATTATATAACAATTTATAATAATTATTCAAAACCAATTACAATAAAGCACTGTATATTCTAATGATATGCAGATCATCATGTTTTAAATCCAGTATTCATATATCAGTATACAAGCAATCAagtctgctgtgtgtgtattgtgaGTGCAGGGTGCAAAAATAGTCACTGTATGCAGGGGGCAAGGAGCAAGGTCaaacattttaaattatttaGACATGGCAAAAGTTTCTCTGCCTCATGAAAAAGGCGTACTTGGCTGAGGGGTATGTTCAGAAAGCCAATATTTGTCTTCATCTGAATCCCAAGTACAAGTCCTTTTTTCCTTGTCCTTTTCCAATCTAATGTGATTGGTCCTTCCAATAGTTTGGCAGATTTTAAGACTGGATCCCGGGAACCGCTGATTCCCCATGGAAAGTCTCTGGATGTCTCTGCCACCTTCAGGATAGTGCATCTTAAATTGATGTTTCCACAGCATATCCACTGTCATTACAGACGTCCTGCTGGCACCCATCACTGACTCTGAGAGTTTGCAGTCCTCTTCACCGGCCCCAGTAAGGCCACTTGTATGCAAAGAGGCTGGTTCTTTTCTGTACATCTTAGTTTCCTTTGTTTCCATGTCGTATTTAATTTGTCCCGCTTTCATGGTTGCAAATTTGCTTTCTACTGGATGAGGTTGTGACTCGAGTGTTATGGTAGATGTGATGATTTCAATGTCAGCTCTGTCCTTGGTTGTTATTGTTGATGTTTTTAGATTAGCTACACTGTGCTCTGGAATGATTGGTGCAAATGTATATATAACTTGTGGCTGGTGTACAAAAGGATCTGTTTTGATATGAAGGGTTTTCTTTTCCTTAAGTCCGTTTCCAAAATATGACTGCTTGCCATCAGATCCTGTAGTGCAGCTACTCGGAACACTGGATTTCTTTGATGCAGCAAGAACCTTCATTTTAGCCATGGTGGCGGCGATGTCTCCTTCTAGGTCCAGTTGTTCTCTTCTTCTCCTCAGCTCATGTTCCTGTTTTTCTAAAGCATGTTTATTTTGAAGTAGATTTTGTAAAACCATCAGGGCGGCCACTTCCGCCTGAGCTTTTATATAAGCAGATGCAGTTCTTGATAGGCTTCCTCTGGATCTTGAGCCATGAAAAGTAAATGTGCTAGTTCTGTTTCCAATATTTAACACACTGTCCACTCCATCCTCATTTTCGTTGTTGTCACTCATTTTGCATGTTCCAATATGCACACAACAGTATTCACTAATGTCAATCCTGTCTCTGACGTGGTGCCTGATCAGTGATCACAGCTGTGCACGTTACAAACAATTCCGGAAATCCAAACCTTCGCCGATATCGGCATAACCAGCACGCACAAAACAGGCCAAATAGCAGTCCCCAATGGACTAAC
This sequence is a window from Pseudochaenichthys georgianus unplaced genomic scaffold, fPseGeo1.2 scaffold_180_arrow_ctg1, whole genome shotgun sequence. Protein-coding genes within it:
- the LOC117441577 gene encoding zinc finger protein Xfin-like, whose product is MLCKYVQQPVVVKEEVPSEQQEWSSTLDREDPEPPPHIKEEQEELWSSQEGEQLQGLKEADITTSTFTPVPVKSEDDEEKSQSSQLHQRQTEHLETEADGEDCGGPEPARNSDPERHLQLETEDNPGDSSEPDTEDSADWKEPREPVSASKSAKNKQDPVSDSRPSAREKRFRCSQCGKENCSKIHLIRPMNTHTRGKPFSCSVCNNSFTQKSSLQTHMKIHTGERPFSCSVCNNSFTQKGGLKRHMIIHTGEKPFSCSVCEKSLTHRGDLNRHMRIHTGEKPFHCGVCDKRFIRGNRVKSHRCGGRQFSQLHQTEESREAEPPASSSAEHMETEADGEDCGGPEPARNSDPERHLQPETEDNDTDDIFCSFSDVKQLVVVKEEVPPEQQEWSSSLDQEDPEPPPHIKEEQEEHWSSQLQGLEEADITKSTFTPVPVKTEDDEEKPQCSQLHQRQTEHLETEADGEDCRRPEPARNSDPERHLQPETEDNPGDSSESDTEYSADWKETRELGSNSQRNKQDSVSDSRRNSRRNSGEKQFSCSVCKKSFKQGGHLNDHMRIHTGEKPFSCSICKKSFAVRGSLKDHFRIHTGEKPFSCSVCDKSFTWRHKVRNHKCVGRQSSQLHQTQSEEIREAEPPASSSAEHMETEADGEDCGGPEPARNSDPERHLQPETEDNDKDDIFCSFSDVQQLVVVKEEVPPEQQEWSSSLNQEDPEPPPHIKEEQEELWISQQGEQLQWLEEADIIKSTFTPVPVKSEDDDERPQSSQLHQRQTEHLETEADGEDCGGPEPARNSDPERHLQPETEDNPGDSSEPDTEDSADWKKTREPCSNSHRNKQDPFSDSTRSAGEKTFDCSSCEKTFTQRGNLNRHIRIHTGVKPFSCSVCAKSFAQRGHLKCHMRIHTGEKPFSCRVCDKRFTRSRSVKIHKCVGRQSSQLHQTQTEENREAEPPASSSAEHMETEAGGEDCGGPEPARNSDPERHLQPETEDNPGDSSETDTGDSSETDTADSTETDTEDSADLKKTRETGSNCKKPKKDPVFDSRRSAGEKAFGCSLCEKRVGQKGNVKDNVSIHTREKPFSCSICKKSFAVRGSLKDHIRIHTGEKPYSCSVCDKRFTWSHYVKRHKCVGRQSSQLH